A single window of Halotalea alkalilenta DNA harbors:
- a CDS encoding tRNA-(ms[2]io[6]A)-hydroxylase, with protein MSSPELAEPLPQALRDFLPCPTPAAWIEAALGNERLLLIDHAQCEKKAATTAMNLMYRYVDRSELLTKMSQLAREELLHFEQVVTLMRERGIEYQHLSASRYAEGLRRHVRTSEPGRLIDILIVGALIEARSCERFAVLIPHLDPTLAKFYRTLVRSEGRHFEDYLALAQQYAQEQGVGPIDQRVAFFCACERELIEAPDEEFRFHSGPPAA; from the coding sequence ATGTCCAGTCCCGAGCTCGCCGAGCCATTGCCCCAGGCGCTGCGCGATTTTCTACCCTGTCCCACACCGGCGGCGTGGATCGAGGCGGCGCTCGGCAACGAGCGCCTCTTGCTGATCGATCACGCGCAGTGCGAGAAGAAGGCCGCGACCACCGCGATGAACCTGATGTATCGCTATGTCGACCGGTCTGAATTGTTGACAAAGATGTCGCAGCTCGCCCGCGAGGAGCTGCTCCACTTCGAGCAGGTGGTCACGCTGATGCGTGAGCGCGGGATCGAGTATCAGCACTTGAGCGCCTCGCGCTACGCCGAGGGGCTGCGACGCCATGTGCGCACCAGTGAGCCGGGCCGGTTGATCGACATCCTGATCGTCGGTGCGCTGATCGAGGCGCGCTCCTGCGAGCGCTTCGCGGTGCTGATCCCGCATCTCGATCCAACGCTTGCGAAGTTCTATCGCACGCTGGTGCGTTCGGAGGGGCGCCACTTCGAGGACTATCTGGCACTCGCGCAGCAGTACGCGCAAGAGCAGGGCGTCGGCCCGATCGACCAGCGGGTGGCGTTCTTCTGCGCCTGCGAGCGCGAGCTGATCGAGGCGCCCGACGAGGAGTTTCGATTCCACAGCGGCCCGCCGGCGGCGTAG
- a CDS encoding UDP-2,3-diacylglucosamine diphosphatase, which yields MITLFIADLHLSPEHPELTQALFDYLDYRAAGAHALYILGDLFDYWIGDDAIGEFERSVADKLAEYAGKGTQLYLMHGNRDFLLGQDFATAAGAELIEDPSLIMLGDVPLLLMHGDSLCTDDQEYMAFRAMVRDPQWQRSVLALPIAERLRMAAQLRERSGASNSNKSDEIMDVNPGAVERIMRQCQVRTLIQGHTHRPDVHDFLIDDEVVRRYVVGDWRLDREADVDIGWEVRHDGLTLTLEQFSLSELAYH from the coding sequence ATGATCACCCTGTTCATCGCAGACCTGCACCTCTCGCCCGAGCATCCCGAGCTCACCCAGGCACTCTTCGACTACCTGGACTACCGCGCTGCAGGTGCGCACGCGCTCTACATACTGGGCGATCTGTTCGACTATTGGATCGGCGACGACGCGATCGGCGAATTCGAGCGCTCGGTCGCCGACAAACTGGCCGAGTACGCAGGCAAGGGCACCCAGCTCTACCTGATGCACGGCAACCGCGACTTTCTCCTTGGACAGGACTTCGCCACGGCGGCCGGCGCCGAACTGATCGAGGATCCCTCGCTGATCATGCTCGGCGACGTACCGCTTCTACTGATGCATGGCGACAGCCTGTGCACCGACGACCAGGAATACATGGCGTTTCGCGCCATGGTCCGCGACCCGCAGTGGCAGCGATCGGTCCTCGCCCTGCCGATCGCCGAGCGGCTGCGGATGGCCGCGCAGCTGCGCGAGCGCTCGGGCGCGTCCAACTCGAACAAGAGCGACGAGATCATGGACGTCAACCCCGGGGCGGTGGAACGGATCATGCGCCAGTGCCAGGTACGCACCCTGATCCAGGGACACACCCACCGCCCCGACGTGCACGACTTCTTGATCGACGACGAGGTGGTACGCCGCTACGTGGTCGGCGACTGGCGGCTCGATCGCGAGGCCGATGTCGACATCGGCTGGGAAGTGCGCCACGACGGCCTGACCCTGACGCTCGAGCAGTTCTCGCTCAGCGAACTCGCCTACCACTAG
- a CDS encoding peptidylprolyl isomerase: MILLSTSKGDIKVRLFDDKAPETAANFERYVRDGHYDGTLFHRVIGNFMIQGGGFDTDFAQKPTQAPIKNEADNGLSNRRGTLAMARTADPHSASAQFFINVADNTFLDHTAPTSQGWGYCVFGEVVEGMDVVEAIEGVATGRRGMHADVPSEDVVIERAQVVDA; the protein is encoded by the coding sequence ATGATTCTCCTCTCCACCTCGAAGGGCGACATCAAGGTTCGTCTGTTCGACGACAAGGCACCCGAGACCGCCGCCAACTTCGAGCGCTACGTCCGCGACGGCCACTACGACGGCACCCTGTTCCACCGCGTGATCGGCAACTTCATGATCCAGGGCGGCGGCTTCGACACCGACTTCGCGCAGAAACCGACCCAGGCGCCAATCAAGAACGAAGCCGACAACGGCCTCAGCAACCGCCGCGGCACCCTGGCGATGGCGCGCACCGCCGACCCGCATTCGGCAAGCGCACAGTTCTTCATCAACGTCGCCGACAACACCTTCCTCGACCACACCGCGCCGACCTCCCAAGGCTGGGGCTACTGTGTGTTCGGCGAGGTGGTCGAAGGCATGGATGTGGTCGAGGCGATCGAGGGCGTGGCCACCGGTCGCCGCGGCATGCATGCCGACGTTCCGAGCGAGGACGTGGTGATCGAGCGCGCCCAGGTGGTCGACGCCTGA
- a CDS encoding glutamine--tRNA ligase/YqeY domain fusion protein, translating to MSVESSSAPNFLRNQIRDEIEREGEVSIVTRFPPEPNGFLHIGHAKSIWVNFGLAEQFGGRCNLRFDDTNPAKEEQAYIDAIQEDIHWLGFEWAGKVRYASDYFDQLYAWAQHLVRQGLAYVDDLSAEEMREYRGTLTEPGRPSPYRERPAEENLYLLERMRLGEFAEGEKALRAKIDMAAPNINLRDPVLYRIRHTSHHQTGDKWKIYPSYDFAHGQSDAIEGITHSICTLEFEDHRPLYDWLLEHLPVPSRPRQIEFARMNVNYTVTSKRKLKLLVDRGIVEGWDDPRMPTLSGMRRRGYTPASLRKFCEMTGVARANGVVDIAMLHHAIRSDLEDNAPRAMCVLKPLKVVLTNLDEAHEEIIEVPGHPARDDMGVRRLPLNREIYIDADDFMEEPPKKFFRLAPGQEVRLRNAYVIRCDEVVKNAAGEIEALHCSVDLATLGANPEGRKVKGVIHWVSARHGVPVEVRNYDNLFTVEAPDKDKEGDFLSHLNSHSLEVVQGIAEPSLAGAASEDRFQFERVGYFCADRREHGVDGKRVFNRTVSLKDGWAKAQKKG from the coding sequence ATGAGTGTTGAGAGCAGCAGCGCCCCGAATTTCCTTCGCAACCAGATCCGCGACGAGATCGAGCGCGAAGGTGAGGTGTCGATCGTCACCCGCTTCCCGCCGGAGCCCAACGGATTCCTGCATATCGGCCATGCCAAGTCGATCTGGGTCAATTTCGGCCTCGCCGAACAGTTCGGCGGTCGCTGCAACCTGCGCTTCGACGATACCAACCCGGCGAAGGAGGAGCAGGCCTACATCGATGCGATCCAGGAGGATATCCACTGGCTCGGCTTCGAGTGGGCGGGCAAGGTACGCTACGCTTCCGACTATTTCGACCAGCTCTACGCCTGGGCCCAGCACCTGGTTCGCCAAGGGCTGGCCTACGTCGACGACCTCAGCGCGGAAGAAATGCGCGAATATCGTGGCACGCTCACCGAGCCGGGGCGGCCGAGCCCCTATCGCGAACGCCCGGCCGAGGAAAACCTCTACCTGCTCGAGCGGATGCGCCTGGGCGAATTCGCCGAGGGCGAGAAGGCGCTGCGCGCCAAGATCGATATGGCGGCACCGAACATCAATCTGCGCGATCCGGTGCTCTATCGCATTCGCCATACCAGCCATCATCAGACCGGCGACAAGTGGAAGATCTATCCTTCCTACGACTTCGCCCACGGCCAGTCCGATGCGATCGAGGGCATCACCCACTCGATCTGCACCCTCGAGTTCGAGGACCATCGCCCGCTCTACGATTGGCTGCTCGAGCATCTGCCGGTGCCGAGCCGTCCGCGCCAGATCGAATTCGCGCGGATGAACGTCAACTATACGGTGACGTCCAAGCGCAAGCTCAAGCTGCTGGTCGACCGAGGCATCGTCGAAGGTTGGGACGACCCTCGCATGCCGACCCTCTCCGGGATGCGCCGGCGCGGCTATACCCCGGCCTCGCTGCGCAAGTTCTGCGAGATGACCGGCGTCGCGCGCGCCAATGGCGTGGTCGACATCGCCATGCTGCACCATGCCATTCGCTCGGATCTCGAGGACAACGCGCCCCGGGCGATGTGCGTGCTCAAGCCGCTCAAGGTGGTGCTGACCAACCTCGACGAGGCGCATGAGGAGATCATCGAGGTGCCGGGCCATCCGGCGCGTGACGACATGGGCGTGCGTCGACTGCCGCTCAACCGCGAGATCTACATCGACGCCGACGATTTCATGGAAGAGCCGCCGAAGAAGTTCTTCCGCCTCGCGCCCGGCCAGGAGGTGCGGCTGCGCAACGCGTACGTGATCCGCTGCGACGAAGTGGTGAAGAACGCGGCCGGCGAGATCGAGGCGCTGCACTGCAGCGTCGATCTCGCCACCCTCGGCGCCAACCCCGAGGGCCGCAAGGTCAAGGGCGTGATCCACTGGGTCAGCGCACGCCACGGTGTGCCGGTCGAAGTGCGCAACTACGACAACCTGTTCACCGTCGAGGCGCCGGACAAGGACAAGGAGGGCGATTTCCTCTCCCATCTCAATTCGCACTCGCTCGAGGTGGTGCAGGGGATCGCCGAGCCGTCGCTGGCCGGTGCCGCGTCGGAGGATCGCTTCCAGTTCGAACGGGTCGGCTACTTCTGCGCCGATCGACGTGAGCATGGGGTCGACGGTAAGCGTGTATTCAATCGCACGGTAAGTCTCAAGGACGGCTGGGCCAAGGCGCAGAAGAAGGGGTGA